In Acipenser ruthenus chromosome 53, fAciRut3.2 maternal haplotype, whole genome shotgun sequence, the following proteins share a genomic window:
- the LOC131723068 gene encoding mucin-2-like, which translates to MHHVWTRTSPNPTSPPRPARHPTLPHHPVTHVTQPTSPPRPARHPTLPHHPDPHVTQPYLTTPSCTTSGPARHPTLPHHPDPHVTQPYLTTPSRTSPNPPHHPDPHVTQPYLTTPSRTSGPARHPTLPHHPDPHHIWTCTSPNPTSAPRPARHPTLPHHPDPHVTQPYLTTPSRTSGPARHPTLPHHPVTHVWTRTSPNPTSAPRPARLDPHVTQPYLTTPSRTSGPARHPTLPHHPVTHVWTRTSPNPTSPPRHARLDLHITQPYLVTPTLTTSGPAHHPTLPRHPDPDHVWTCTSPNPTSPTRYARLEPHITEPYSPPPTRTSPNPTSPPRHARLDPHVTQPYLTPPTRTTSGPAHHPTHLTTPTRTSPNPTSPPRPAPCLDPHVNQPYLATTSGPAHHPTHLTTPTRTSPNPTSPPRPAPCLDPHVTQPYLTTPNHTSPNPTSPPRPAPCLDPHVTQPYLATPTRTTSGPAHHPTHLTTPTRTSPNPTSPPRPAPCLDPHVTQPYLTTPNHTSPNPTSPPDPHHVWTRTSPNPTSAPRNTRHPTLPHHPDPHVTQPYLTTPSRTSGPARHPTLPRHPDPDHVWTCTSPNPTSPPRHAPRLDLHTTQPYLTTPTRTMSGPARHPTLPQHPETHVTQPYLTTPTRTSPNPTSPPRHARLDPHVTQPYLATPTLTTSGPAHHPTLPRHPVTHHVWTCTPPNPTSPPRPARHPTLPHHPVTHIWTCTSPNPPHHPDPHVTQPYLTTPSRTSGPARHPTLPRHPDPDHVWTCTSPNPTSPPRP; encoded by the coding sequence ATGCACCACGTCtggacccgcacgtcacccaaccctacctcaccaccccgacccgcacgtcacccaaccctacctcaccaccccgtcacgcacgtcacccaacccacctcaccaccccgacccgcacgtcacccaaccctacctcaccaccccgacccgcacgtcacccaaccctacctcacaaCCCCGTCATGCACCACGTCtggacccgcacgtcacccaaccctaccgcaccaccccgacccgcacgtcacccaaccctacctcaccaccccgtcacgcacgtcacccaacccacctcaccaccccgacccgcacgtcacccaaccctacctcaccaccccgtcacGCACGTCtggacccgcacgtcacccaaccctacctcaccaccccgacccgcaccaCATCTGGACCTGCacatcacccaaccctacctcagcaccccgacccgcacgtcacccaaccctacctcaccaccccgacccgcacgtcacccaaccctacctcaccaccccgtcacGCACGTCtggacccgcacgtcacccaaccctacctcaccaccccgtcacGCACGTCTGGActcgcacgtcacccaaccctacctcagcaccccgacccgcacgtctggacccgcacgtcacccaaccctacctcaccaccccgtcacGCACGTCtggacccgcacgtcacccaaccctacctcaccaccccgtcacGCACGTCtggacccgcacgtcacccaaccctacctcaccaccccgtcacGCACGTCTGGACCTGCacatcacccaaccctacctcgtCACCCCGACCCTGACCACGTCTGGACCTGCacatcacccaaccctacctcgcCACCCCGACCCTGACCACGTCTGGACCTGCACATcgcccaaccctacctcaccaacCCGTTACGCACGTCTGGAACCACACATCACCGAACCCTACTCACCCCCCCCGActcgcacgtcacccaaccctacctcaccaccccgtcacGCACGTCtggacccgcacgtcacccaaccttACCTCACCCCCCCGACCCGCACCACATCTGGACCTGCACATCACCCAAcccacctcaccaccccgacccgcacgtcacccaaccctacctcaccaccccgacccgcaccaTGTCTGGACCCGCACGTCAACCAACCCTACCTCGCCACCACGTCTGGACCTGCACATCACCCAAcccacctcaccaccccgacccgcacgtcacccaaccctacctcaccaccccgacccgcaccaTGTCtggacccgcacgtcacccaaccctacctcaccaccccgaaccacacgtcacccaaccctacctcaccaccccgacccgcaccaTGTCtggacccgcacgtcacccaaccctacctcgcCACCCCGACCCGCACCACATCTGGACCTGCACATCACCCAAcccacctcaccaccccgacccgcacgtcacccaaccctacctcaccaccccgacccgcaccaTGTCtggacccgcacgtcacccaaccctacctcaccaccccgaaccacacgtcacccaaccctacctcaccacccgaCCCGCACCATGTCtggacccgcacgtcacccaaccctacctcagcACCCCGAAAcacacgtcacccaaccctacctcaccaccccgacccgcacgtcacccaaccctacctcaccaccccgtcacGCACGTCtggacccgcacgtcacccaaccctacctcgcCACCCCGACCCTGACCACGTCTGGACCTGCacatcacccaaccctacctcgcCACCCCGTCACGCACCACGTCTGGACCTGCACaccacccaaccctacctcaccaccccgacccgcaccaTGTCtggacccgcacgtcacccaaccctacctcagcACCCCGAAAcacacgtcacccaaccctacctcaccaccccgacccgcacgtcacccaaccctacctcaccaccccgtcacGCACGTCtggacccgcacgtcacccaaccctacctcgcCACCCCGACCCTGACCACGTCTGGACCTGCacatcacccaaccctacctcgcCACCCCGTCACGCACCACGTCTGGACCTGCACaccacccaaccctacctcaccaccccgacccgcacgtcacccaaccctacctcaccaccccgtcacGCACATCTGGACCTGCACATCACCCAAcccacctcaccaccccgacccgcacgtcacccaaccctacctcaccaccccgtcacGCACGTCtggacccgcacgtcacccaaccctacctcgcCACCCCGACCCTGACCACGTCTGGACCTGCacatcacccaaccctacctcgcCACCCCGACCCTGA